A single Mesomycoplasma bovoculi M165/69 DNA region contains:
- a CDS encoding LemA family protein yields MANLFDPTKVSSPEGFSPNVDNTTRKPAASTAAKIIFWVFGTILLFAAPIYFFVRRNSLIREQTEINQAASTIETQLAKRADTLIKVSNLISSYKEHEKSLFSDIARLRSMRNSGGQIANSSELNELTNNVFSRMALTFENYPELKASELYKEGMEQSIYLEREIAAARRVYNSKVTNFNSGIFTWPTTVISSTLGLSTYPLFQATATQRADVDMSKI; encoded by the coding sequence ATGGCAAATTTATTTGACCCAACAAAAGTTAGTTCTCCAGAAGGTTTTTCACCAAATGTAGACAACACTACAAGAAAACCAGCTGCAAGCACTGCTGCAAAAATTATTTTTTGAGTTTTTGGAACAATTTTACTTTTTGCAGCTCCAATTTATTTCTTTGTTAGAAGAAATAGTTTGATTAGAGAACAAACCGAAATAAATCAAGCAGCAAGTACTATTGAAACACAATTAGCTAAAAGAGCAGATACACTTATCAAAGTTTCAAACCTAATTAGTTCTTACAAAGAACATGAAAAATCATTATTTTCAGATATTGCCCGCCTTCGTTCAATGAGAAACTCAGGTGGTCAAATTGCAAATAGTAGTGAATTGAATGAATTAACAAACAATGTTTTTTCAAGAATGGCTTTAACTTTTGAAAATTATCCAGAATTAAAGGCTAGTGAGTTATATAAAGAAGGAATGGAACAATCTATTTACTTAGAACGTGAAATTGCTGCAGCTCGTCGTGTTTACAACTCTAAAGTAACTAACTTCAACTCAGGTATTTTTACTTGACCTACCACAGTTATTTCTAGCACTTTAGGTTTATCAACTTACCCATTATTTCAAGCTACTGCTACTCAACGCGCAGATGTTGATATGTCAAAAATCTAA
- the proS gene encoding proline--tRNA ligase: MKKLEKITPWQEDFAKWYIDVITQADLMSYAPIKGTIYYRHHGFSIWDKIRQIVTYNLSFKNVKNVYLPSLIPQSFILREKEHVEGFAPELLTITHAGEKELAEKIYIRPTSEVLFADFFKKEIDLNNKLPLIYAQWTSVVRWEKTTNPFLRNTEFLWQEGHTAFANAYEAKQNAIEMIDFYHHFLKEYLAIPTILGEKTPRERFAGAEQTYTVEAMMLNGRALQSGTSHYLGQNFSKSFDITFKNIENQLENVYQSSWGISTRLLGAIVMSHSDDRGLVLPPKIAPNQIDILVFYGNKNPELKEVAKNLAQILKNNKITVNINDDDNQQVGFKIADSEVHGTPIRIEIGPRDYANNLITIVRRDTLEKQQFKLEESKWEEEFVNHINDLLTKIQDNLLSQAQLRLKNNFVYTNNFEEFTQHTKINKFVVVPFEEDSTVEQQIQEVTGATARCIINVDSFNYLNIPDQDNSLFSKKPTKRFVLFAKAY, from the coding sequence ATGAAAAAATTAGAAAAAATTACACCATGGCAAGAAGATTTTGCCAAATGATACATTGATGTTATAACTCAAGCAGATCTTATGAGCTATGCACCTATAAAAGGTACTATATACTATAGACATCATGGATTTTCAATTTGAGATAAAATTCGCCAAATTGTTACTTATAATCTTTCTTTTAAAAATGTTAAAAATGTTTATTTACCTTCATTAATTCCACAGTCTTTTATTTTAAGAGAAAAAGAACATGTTGAAGGTTTTGCTCCTGAACTACTTACAATAACTCATGCAGGTGAGAAAGAATTGGCTGAAAAAATTTACATTAGACCAACTAGTGAGGTTCTTTTTGCTGATTTTTTTAAAAAGGAAATTGACCTTAATAATAAACTACCTTTAATTTATGCTCAATGAACATCTGTGGTGCGTTGAGAAAAGACCACAAATCCTTTTTTAAGAAATACTGAGTTTTTATGACAAGAAGGTCACACTGCTTTTGCAAATGCTTATGAAGCAAAGCAAAATGCAATTGAAATGATTGATTTTTATCATCATTTCTTAAAAGAGTACCTTGCAATTCCAACTATTTTAGGTGAAAAAACTCCTCGTGAACGTTTTGCAGGAGCTGAACAAACATACACAGTTGAAGCTATGATGTTGAATGGAAGAGCATTGCAATCTGGGACTTCACATTATCTAGGCCAAAATTTTTCTAAAAGTTTTGACATTACCTTTAAAAACATTGAAAATCAACTAGAAAATGTTTATCAGAGTTCTTGAGGTATTTCAACAAGATTATTAGGAGCCATTGTTATGTCTCATAGTGATGATCGTGGCCTTGTCTTACCACCTAAAATTGCACCAAACCAAATAGATATATTAGTTTTTTATGGAAATAAAAATCCTGAATTAAAAGAAGTGGCAAAAAATTTAGCACAAATTTTAAAAAATAATAAAATCACTGTCAATATAAATGATGACGATAACCAACAAGTTGGTTTTAAAATTGCAGATTCTGAAGTTCATGGAACTCCAATTAGAATTGAAATAGGTCCACGTGATTATGCAAACAATCTCATTACTATTGTTAGACGTGATACATTAGAAAAACAACAATTTAAACTAGAAGAATCAAAATGAGAAGAAGAATTTGTAAATCATATCAATGATTTACTAACAAAAATTCAAGACAATTTATTGTCACAGGCCCAATTAAGATTAAAAAATAATTTTGTTTACACAAATAATTTTGAAGAATTTACACAACACACCAAAATTAATAAGTTTGTTGTTGTTCCATTTGAAGAAGATTCAACTGTAGAACAACAAATACAAGAAGTAACCGGCGCTACTGCTCGTTGTATTATTAATGTTGATTCATTTAATTATTTAAATATACCTGATCAAGATAATTCATTATTTAGCAAAAAACCTACTAAAAGATTTGTACTTTTTGCAAAAGCATACTAA